From the Streptomyces pluripotens genome, one window contains:
- a CDS encoding methylated-DNA--[protein]-cysteine S-methyltransferase: MDSHGQDEQRVVWAVIASDIGPLMLAASRDGLVNVVFHATDAVRDRALEALAARLGTEPVEDPRSPLLAEAIRQLRAYFSGGRKGFELPLDWSLVSGFNRQVLRELASGVPYGTVVGYGDLAGRVGQPGGAQAVGAAMGANPLPVVVPCHRVVESDGGIGGFGGGLETKRKLLALEGVLPEPLF, encoded by the coding sequence ATGGACAGCCATGGGCAGGATGAGCAGCGGGTCGTGTGGGCCGTCATCGCCAGCGACATCGGCCCGCTGATGCTGGCGGCGAGTCGGGACGGACTGGTCAACGTCGTCTTCCACGCCACGGACGCAGTACGCGACCGGGCCCTGGAGGCGCTGGCGGCCCGGCTGGGCACCGAGCCGGTGGAGGATCCGCGCTCGCCCTTGCTGGCCGAGGCGATACGCCAACTGCGGGCGTACTTCTCGGGTGGGCGGAAAGGATTCGAGTTGCCGCTGGACTGGTCGCTGGTCTCCGGCTTCAACCGGCAGGTGCTGCGTGAACTGGCTTCCGGGGTGCCGTACGGCACCGTCGTGGGGTACGGCGATCTCGCGGGGCGGGTTGGGCAGCCCGGCGGTGCACAGGCGGTCGGCGCGGCGATGGGCGCCAATCCGCTTCCGGTGGTGGTGCCGTGCCATCGAGTGGTGGAGAGCGACGGCGGTATCGGCGGTTTCGGAGGCGGGCTGGAGACCAAGCGGAAACTGCTGGCCCTGGAGGGTGTGCTGCCCGAGCCGCTGTTCT
- a CDS encoding glycerophosphodiester phosphodiesterase translates to MHVRVVAALVIAALGTVAVLLSPTSDARAGEAGAPAVIAHRGASAYAPENTLAAIDKAAQLGLSWVENDVQRTKDGQLVVIHDDSLRRTTNVKDVYPGRAPWKVKDFTAAEIARLDAGSWFSPAYAGTRIPTLERYMRRVEHNHEKLLLELKSPELYPGIEQQTLRLLGKEGWLDRGHLGRLIVQSFSSDSVRTVHDLEPEVTTAYLGTPSVAQLHDYARFSDLINPPYGALSKGYVAAVQTFKGPHGRQLGVFAWTVNDAATAREVAAYGVDGMITNKPDVVRSAVASG, encoded by the coding sequence ATGCACGTGCGCGTGGTTGCCGCCTTGGTCATCGCGGCCCTGGGGACAGTGGCGGTCCTGCTGAGCCCGACCTCCGACGCCCGGGCGGGCGAGGCCGGTGCCCCCGCGGTGATCGCCCACCGGGGAGCCTCCGCCTACGCCCCCGAGAACACGCTCGCCGCGATCGACAAGGCAGCGCAGCTGGGCCTGTCCTGGGTGGAGAACGACGTCCAGCGCACGAAGGACGGGCAACTGGTCGTCATCCACGACGACAGCCTGCGACGCACCACGAACGTCAAGGACGTCTACCCCGGTCGGGCGCCCTGGAAGGTGAAGGACTTCACCGCCGCCGAAATCGCCCGGCTGGACGCGGGCAGCTGGTTCTCCCCAGCGTACGCGGGCACGCGGATCCCGACGCTGGAGCGGTACATGCGCCGTGTGGAGCACAACCACGAGAAGCTGCTCCTGGAGCTCAAGAGCCCGGAACTGTACCCGGGCATCGAGCAGCAGACCCTCAGGCTCCTCGGGAAGGAGGGTTGGCTGGACCGCGGCCACCTCGGGCGGCTCATCGTGCAGAGCTTCAGCTCCGACAGCGTGCGGACCGTCCACGACCTGGAGCCCGAGGTCACCACTGCCTATCTGGGGACACCCAGCGTGGCACAGTTGCACGACTACGCGCGTTTCAGTGATCTGATCAACCCACCGTACGGGGCGCTCTCCAAGGGGTACGTCGCGGCCGTGCAGACCTTCAAAGGGCCGCACGGCCGGCAGCTGGGTGTGTTCGCGTGGACGGTGAACGACGCAGCCACCGCGCGCGAGGTCGCCGCCTACGGCGTCGACGGGATGATCACCAACAAGCCCGACGTGGTGCGGTCGGCAGTGGCTTCGGGCTGA